The Helianthus annuus cultivar XRQ/B chromosome 11, HanXRQr2.0-SUNRISE, whole genome shotgun sequence region ggacaatggatgatggtggtggatgatggtgttatggtggtggtgggtggtggatgaagtgtgagagaggtggtgtgccaagggatgagttgcaatgaagccaagcactcctatttataggctgaacagaaggctgggcacggccccgtgtccgctggacacgcccccgtgcctgtctgacactctctctcttcattaatggtaattcgcaattacaattaatgcgcctgctgtactttcgccacggccccgtggtgggcaatataagcttctataggtttgtcttttctgatgcttcttgggcacggccccgtgctggctgagcatgggtcgtgttcagtcttctgtcttctctattttgcttgggaggatgctgttgaggggttgggcaatccacttatgttccatttcttgtatttatgttagatttagctgtctttttgcttcttttgtgaatttgagctcatttaatcctgaaaatacaaaaggaagacaaatgcactctttttccaacattagtacttaaaaagggttagttttatgccttatttgatgtattttatatgttgcattttacacacatcattcaTACATGTCCATTAAGCACGCATTTGTAATCCACGCCTTCCTACTCTCCCTAATTTCCAAGGCAGGTTATGCAACATCGCCACaattagggttgtaaacgaaccaaacattCAGCGAATAGTTTGTGAACTGTTTGGCGTGAAGTTCGTTTCCGTTCGTTCCTTTATTAAAAGAACGAgcatgaacaagaaattttgtttgaTTAGTCAAATGAACGAACGTGAACAgcggtctcgttcgttcaattatGTTGGTAAACATTCGTTCATTTGCAtttatttatgtttgtttgtttgtgtagttaattaaatattcttgtacttttatatatatgttatctaaactttttatattctttaatttttatttattttattagcCTAACAATTAAATTAGGAAATCTTATTTCCATCTTGTTTATACATTGTTCCCCTTtcctttctcattatttacaccGACGGATAGTATCGACATTCGTTTCACGATTAGGGCTTCAATTTCCAGCGTTGCTTTCTTCGTCATCCACCTTTAGCCTTCGTCACGTTcaccaaatttatttgtgttcgtgaacaagttcatttccttaatgaagtCGAACGAACATAAAATCCGGTTCGATAAGTGTTCAAGAATCGTTGGTCAACACGTTTATTTCCTTATCGTTCGTCAGTTCGTTTCCATCTGTTGTTGATCATCGTTGATTGACACCATCGCCACTACTGATCTCTCCGGTCTGATTCTTACCATTGCTAGCCTACACCAAACTAGGTTAGGATATATCAATGTTCTGATGTGCCTGTTTCAGTCTTAGGTTTATTTTATTGATAAACTTCAATTTTGTTCACAGAATTTAGATTTAGGCTATCTTTGATTCACATTTTAGTTAAATTGTAAACCGAAATTGGTTATACTCTTAAGGGAATCATGAACTTTGGTTATTGTTAGGTTTTCGATAAAAGATCATTCTAAATTGTCTTTTATGGTTTTCCTTTGAAGGTTCTGAGATTCTCATTCTATTTACAATTTAGGTCAATCCAATCGTTCACCGTTTTGGGTAAGTTTTATGTCGAATTTAGGTAATAACTCCACTCCGACCGATGTTGTTTATGCACATACGCCACCTGTACCAGTTATGGGTTTATTATCGGTGCTTTACATTAATGTTTGACTTAAAGTACACACAAGTTGCTTGATGAATTGCCTCATTGGGATAAAAAGAATCTTTTATGATTAAAGTCGTGTTTCCTATACTTTGGTTGTCAAAATATCTAATTTTTATAtcattttttttgtttcttgGGCCACTCCATAAAACTGAATCAAGCTTTAAGAATAAAGAAATTTGGTATGTTTAACTTGAAACGATTTTCTTTCTGCTCTCtttaaaatattttgaaaatcttttggCTTAAAGAGAGTGTACACTTGGTGTCTGTAATGTCAACTAAACAATCTAGGGAGTTGGTTTTATGATCTCAATTGGATTTATTGCATGAAATTGAAGCTCATTTGCTATTCTCGAGCAATTTGATGACCGACAAAAGCAGCGTTGGTTTGGGCATAAACATATGATTCGGCGCGCCTGACACAATGACAGCTTAATTGTCACTGTGTCAGCGGTCAACTCAAACATCTCTGTCACCACCAACCTGTCAGTGCTTTTTCAAATTCCAAGGAATTTTCCCGCGCAAATGAACAGACTGCTTCAACAGCAAGCTAGGAAGTTGTGTCTTCTGAATAACACAAATCTAGACGCGCGCCAACCTTCCTATCAGAgcttatttttaaattttaagaaCGGCCCTGCGCAACAAAGCACGATAGTTCAACATTAAACAGATAGTTGCGCCACGTAAACGAAGGTACACTACAGCGCGCCAGCTGGGCACTTGCACCATGTGCTATGTGTCACATTATACGTGCGCCAATTATTCTTGTTTCGAAGATGCTACATGAAGAGCTGAACAAAAGCAGGCTTAGCTTCAGACTTTTCTAAGTCCAAAGCTCCACCCACTTGCAACTTGCGCATGGAAgcaacactggactggggggacttgaagtggtatggtcccaaatcctgCGCCGACCAGACAGGTCACGCGCGAGACCATACCCTTAACACAACAATTTGGTAGCTTTACCAACCATGCACCGACCAAACAGGTCTAACCTAGGTCGCGTGCAGGGTCAAAGAAAACATAAGAACATATTTCACACTTGGCTTATTGGATGAAAACTCTCACTTGCTAGACCTTGCGCCGGCTACTTGGGACCTTCCTGATAGTCGCGCAGAGGACAGAAGCGCAGCTAATCTAAGGACAAGTACAaagggtacaagtggcagaacAACGCTCCAATAAGCGTCCAACAGGTGTATCCGATCGTGCTCCACAATTGACGAATTGTATAGGAGACAAAAAGGTACACAAGGACGcttacgtggcaccaatcaacGTGCGCCGACAACTGCACCACGATCTCCACTTAACCGCTAGTGACAGAGCAGACAACAAGGACAACGGTCAGGCCACGTCGATCCAATCAACACGCACCAGCTCTCCTCTCGTCCAAAAGCACCAACGGTCGTGGCAGAGGAGACAAAACGaatattccttgttgtcgaccTTAAGGCcgaaggcccatcagcccatctcttTCCACaccactccggctataaatagagaccttctTCCACAGGTTTAAGGATCCACTTCCCTGCTCTCTTACTCCTAATTACATACTTAATCCTCAatacacatacttattctcacattGGAGAGTGGTTAAGAGGAGAACCCCCCTATTCCCCTCCTCTTAACGAGCTTAACGAGGTGTTTAGTGCTTTGCAGGAGGATCATCACCACAGCTCAGGCGAGGtaaagaagattaaccttatttGTCGAGATACAATCCCAAATTAATAACCagattagttccgtgtttcttcaggTATGTTTAACTTGAAACGATTTTCTttctgtgtcacacccccaaaatccacaagcggattattaccgcgaggcgtgtgactgcaCAGGATCATACCATTAATCATACTGAACGGTAAGTAAAATAACGTAAAGTCATCACAATCAAAACGTTTAGTGTTCACAAACAAATATAGCAAAACCAAGTTTAAGagttagcggaagcataaagtttaaaacccaTTAAGCAATTTAAAAGTCATAAAGTTTCATAGTAGGAATCCAGCGGTTGATTCCTAACCACAACGTCcactcctcgtgcaagctccatccatgtacctaacgacctgcaaagcatgtagtaacgtatcaacaaaaatgttggtgagttcacagttggttgtccattttaatATTGTTCCAAAAACCATAGGTTGTTAAGTTTCTTGTTCTTTATAAaaacatgccatggggagctaccccactgTTTTAAACCACTAGgcccgtaccatatcgactactaactgAAGTTATGTTGAGTGCcccaagtcaatgtctatcatcattgactaagtgcccaagtatattagtccacgcccgtcctctgcggcacgatgtatggcttgtcaaacctaatagcactatttaactaataacccgttcgccattgacctggcgattaagtcgatataaaatgagggggACTTTAAGATAGAGTTGTTGTCTAGTATGCTTAAGACATGTATTATAACGGTTGTCGTCCTTCACCTAGGAGGACAtagtacgtattctacccaaggagaatacgcaggttgcATCCCACCCAAGGGGGATAGTTGTtgtttaacccattcccaaaccaccgggaatcctatgctttgtagaaaagtgtgaactcacctttgattgctcGGTTAGTCTCCTAAAAATGGTTAGGAGTCGAGGtaggtcaatcacgtcctaataatATTACCATCTAGTTTATTAGTGTGTTCAAGTAAGGCACAAAtctcctacacgtatctaacacctACCATGCACTCACTTTGACAACTTACGTACATATACATATTCCACATTAATTACTCGTGATCAAAGCACAAAATAATCCACATAACACTTTCGTTGACATTAAACAAGTTTGATCATTCTCAGATAGCATAAACAACATTTAGATACGCATATAACAACTTATTATGTTTCAGCTTTGACGTCCAGAACTGGGCAGTTTTcggatatttttataaaatagttgtcTTATTCTAAAAATTCTAAATAATCTACAGAACGTTCCAAGTGGTCCACATCACTTTGTGTAAAAATCTCAAGACCTAAATCATTtctaattatttattaaaaatcatcTAATAGGCTGTAGTCAGATTCATCgctttctgactgcagtctatggaaaaatttatttaaaaatcatcGTCTGTCCGAATGGCAAAATTCCAGTGGGATATTTTCGGCAACATCCGTGCCCAGCTGCTGTACGAAatttgtgacaaccggtaatttacgcgcTTAATTATGTGATTAACAAGCGATTAACGTgacaataaatagtgtttacagcgcaaattaacttaattaggcccttggagtgcccaggaacgttCATTCGACTAtacagtgcgcgaacggtggTTTACAGAGAAACCTGCTGAATATTACGCGACGATGAAGTGATACCGTATTATACgcctttttattttaaaaatttttatgCTTTCGATACTTATGGAATTTGGGTTGCGatatcgggtctcgtaggaattacggaccacttacacatgagatgggcttgtgggccctgggcccaagcccaaaacccacaagcctaaacccgTACATAACATACAAGATCTCTATGCAATACTTATAAAATGCTACAAAATATTTACAAGAGATTCTCAAAATCTCTACAATATCTCTATAAATCATTCTAATAGATTTATGTCTCAAAAAAATTGTAACACAAGATCCCTATAAATCTTCTGCCTAAATGTTCATGAGATCTCTTAGATCTTTATACACATAACAAAAGGAATTTACATTGGTCAATACACACATAAATGAAGATAAAACCCCCTCTTTCTTTGTCTGCACACCAAACCTACACACACCCAAAACGTAAATCAAAAAGCCAGACACATCTATCCTCTCCAACCCTCCCTCTCATTTCAACCGATCGGACCACAAGGTGGTATCGGCAACCAGCGCGGCGGCGCACGGTCAGGTCCGGCAGCCCCCCTCTCTCTCGCCTCAGCCGACACCAACCATACCTGCAACCACCCCCCCCTCTCGTGATGCTTCGCGACAGACAAGCCGGAGCTGGAGATCCGACCGAGCTCCGATGGGGGCATGCGGCGCTGGTGAGTGACACCCCAAACAAACCAGACCCTTTCACCTCCCTCTTCCCTCTCGTTTCAAATCTGGCGAACACAAAGGAGGTCGGACGAGTTCCGACCGGTGACAATCGCGACAGCCGACCACCACACCAGTCCGGCGAGGAAAGAGGCGGAGCAGAGGTGACGGTCCGGCGGTCCTTGTCTCGGACCGCCGGTCGATTCGTTTATCCGCTGGGTCGATGTTTTTATCCGACGAGCTCCGGTTCAGATGGTGGGTTCTCTTCGACTgatgaagacgatgatgatggtggtgacgTGATCGACGGCGGCTGTAGCCGCCGGAAGTGAAGACAGCAGCAGCGGCGGTCTTCGGACCCTCTCCGACAAAATCCCGGTAAATCTCCGTTCCCTTTATTTTCCGAAACTTGAAAATGATAGTGATGTTGCTGTTGCTGTGATGTTCGGCGATTCAGATTCTGGGATATGTTCGGCGGTTCAGATTTGGTTTCGAGTTCAAGTCCAAAACGGGTTAACTCAGTCTCGGTTCGGGTTCGGTCAAGCCGAATCAAAGTCAGAATTTTCGGTATGGCCAGATTTAGTTTCGATTCAGTTTATTTGTGGCTCGGGTCTCGACTCAGCAACTCGACTCGGTCCGACTCGGTTCAACTCGGTCCACCTCGGTTCGACTTGGTTCATCACGCCTCAACTCAGTCAGGCGGCTCGACATTTCGGTGTGAAGacttggtaaaaaaaattgattacGCGTTTAATATTTGTGTTTTATATAGATTTAATCTTACGTGATAACGAGCTCGAACTGATTAGTATTGATTATAGTTTGCGTCTTTAGAAATATTTAGCAAATTGATATATTGTTTGAATATTGAttgaatttttggtaaaaataacgacaacttggttgtcgggggcgtccaaaaacagaggaaactctgcccgtttttcgagaaaatccgtaaaaccaaacgcgttttattataaaacgaACTATCGGATTTAAGTAAATctttttattaaaacaaatacAACCATACAATTACATTAGACGACGCTTTACAGTTTACAAAAACGACGAAACGGAAATTATTTCGACAACAAATAAATGtagtatttatatttattttaaacttcggaaattcaacaaatcttttataaaatcaatataattatttatattgatTCAAACGCCGAACATGCCCTcgctttataaaataaatatagttatttttATATGTATTACAAATATCGAACAACATGGTTTCGTTTCATAAAACAAAtatagtttatatacttatttatttcaaatatcgtaCGACACAAGTtcttctataaaaataaatatagttatatatttattttcaaatacTACTCGATGATTCTGTTGTAGAATAAATATAACTCTTTTATATTTACATCAAACGCCTAAACGACATATACACATATTTTGATAATTTTCAAGACGCGatatataatacaagtttatATTGCTTTCATACGAATATTCCTATATATCAACATACGACTTCACAAAACGAAGCTAAACGAATataacttaatcattttcattaagttaacaacttacgtcaaatcgttcagttaacgattcggtagggctcggtaacacgtagttaccgtttttgcttagaaacttattagatattccatgttaggaatattgtagaatgcacgctagcaagtctcgtcttggaaacgacatcccGAAGTCGTATTTAACTAGCtctgcacaggaatattcaggtgagttcataaccccacctttttacagttttacatttttctaaatgttttcggggtggaaagacatgcactttttgcaaagcatacatgaatttcatatttctaaaccattttacaagcaagttttaactgacacaaatggtttacgaaaagcttatgctttataccggtttttcaaacaagcgtattttttttttgaaatatgcatacacacgagttctagttttctaaactacgagaaaatacaagtacaaagagatacaagaattgagaatacaaaatacaagaagcacacttggtgagaacgagtaccaagtgtgatgtgatataagaatacaagaagcgcacttggtgagaacgagaaccaag contains the following coding sequences:
- the LOC110877894 gene encoding uncharacterized protein LOC110877894, which encodes MFGGSDLVSSSSPKRVNSVSVRVRSSRIKVRIFGMARFSFDSVYLWLGSRLSNSTRSDSVQLGPPRFDLVHHASTQSGGSTFRCEDLEYCRMHASKSRLGNDIPKSYLTSSAQEYSGCISKTRHGWNRRTMKSRVLSGRSFSRRLRLFASAVQ